Proteins encoded by one window of Halomonas sp. SH5A2:
- a CDS encoding L-carnitine dehydrogenase has product MSRLTVIGTGVIGNGWIARALAQGWDVVAFDPDANAPKRTRSFIDNAWPSLTQLGLAPDASPERLTFVATIEEAINGADLIQENVPERLPLKQEILAAIDAAAAPDVIIGSSTSGFKPTDLQQQCQQAPGRVIVAHPFNPVYLLPLVELVGGDATQPAQIARAQELYQSLAMRPLVVRREIEGHIADRLMEALWREALHLVNDGVATTEEIDAAVVYGCGLRWPLMGTFLTFHLAGGEPGMRHMLEQFGPALKLPWTKLEAPELTDELIDKVVEGCEHQAAGRSVATLDKRRDDFLVELLEVVQKYWPEAEGLKGRI; this is encoded by the coding sequence ATGAGCCGTTTAACTGTCATTGGAACTGGCGTGATTGGCAACGGCTGGATTGCCCGCGCCCTTGCCCAAGGCTGGGATGTTGTCGCCTTCGACCCAGATGCCAATGCGCCGAAACGCACCCGTTCATTTATAGACAACGCTTGGCCATCACTAACCCAGCTCGGCCTGGCTCCTGATGCCAGCCCTGAGCGGCTAACGTTTGTGGCTACAATTGAAGAGGCCATAAACGGCGCCGACCTGATTCAGGAAAACGTGCCCGAGCGTCTACCGCTTAAGCAAGAAATTCTAGCGGCCATTGACGCTGCTGCCGCACCGGACGTCATCATCGGCTCGTCCACCTCCGGCTTCAAGCCCACCGACCTGCAGCAGCAGTGCCAACAAGCGCCTGGGCGAGTGATCGTCGCTCACCCTTTCAACCCGGTGTATTTACTGCCGCTGGTGGAGCTGGTTGGGGGTGACGCCACCCAGCCTGCACAGATTGCCAGGGCCCAGGAGCTCTATCAGTCGCTCGCCATGCGCCCGCTGGTGGTTCGCCGTGAAATAGAGGGCCACATCGCCGACCGTTTGATGGAAGCGCTGTGGCGGGAGGCCCTGCATCTGGTCAACGATGGCGTGGCGACCACCGAAGAGATCGATGCGGCCGTGGTTTACGGCTGTGGGCTTCGCTGGCCGTTGATGGGCACCTTTTTAACCTTCCACCTCGCAGGTGGCGAGCCAGGCATGCGCCATATGCTGGAGCAGTTCGGCCCAGCGTTAAAACTGCCCTGGACCAAGCTGGAAGCCCCGGAACTTACCGACGAATTGATTGATAAAGTGGTCGAAGGCTGTGAACATCAAGCCGCGGGACGCTCGGTGGCCACACTGGACAAGCGTCGCGATGACTTCCTGGTAGAGCTGCTTGAGGTCGTGCAAAAATACTG